Proteins encoded together in one Vibrio lentus window:
- a CDS encoding Rpn family recombination-promoting nuclease/putative transposase: MKKTTPTPHDALFKQFLTHPETAKDLLDIHLPAELREICDLSTLKLESGSFIEENLRPYYSDVLYSLTTSQGEGYVYALIEHQSRPDKHMAFRLIRYAIAAMQQHIEAGHEHLPLVIPLQFYHGQVSPYPYEMNWLKGFANPKMAKALYTQDFPLVDVTVISDDEIMQHRRIALLELVQKHARHRDIMDFFEPLVTLLLTDYTTDKQVQSLMSYLLQVGETNNLEALITSLVSSVPKHEETLMTIAEQLRQQGEQRGRQEGRQEALKEMARKMLLNGLDQQTIMDVTGLNTDELAQLSH, encoded by the coding sequence ATGAAAAAGACCACGCCAACGCCACATGATGCGCTCTTTAAGCAGTTTCTCACTCATCCTGAAACCGCTAAGGACTTATTGGATATTCACCTACCTGCTGAGCTGCGTGAAATCTGTGATTTGTCGACCTTAAAGCTCGAATCAGGCAGCTTTATTGAAGAAAACTTACGGCCTTATTATTCGGATGTCCTTTATTCTCTCACAACGTCTCAGGGGGAAGGGTACGTCTATGCGTTAATTGAGCACCAGAGTCGGCCAGATAAACACATGGCATTCAGACTGATACGTTATGCTATCGCTGCCATGCAACAGCATATTGAAGCGGGTCATGAGCACTTACCCTTGGTGATACCTTTGCAGTTTTACCATGGCCAAGTCTCGCCCTACCCATATGAAATGAATTGGTTAAAAGGATTTGCTAACCCTAAGATGGCTAAGGCTCTCTATACTCAAGATTTTCCATTGGTCGATGTCACGGTCATCTCCGATGATGAGATAATGCAGCATCGCCGCATCGCGTTACTTGAGCTTGTACAAAAGCACGCAAGGCATCGTGATATCATGGATTTCTTTGAGCCTCTGGTCACATTGCTCTTAACCGATTACACTACAGATAAGCAAGTACAGTCATTGATGAGCTACCTACTCCAAGTGGGTGAAACGAATAACCTAGAAGCGTTAATTACGTCACTGGTCTCATCAGTACCGAAACACGAGGAAACACTTATGACTATTGCAGAACAATTGCGCCAACAAGGCGAGCAACGTGGCCGCCAAGAAGGGCGCCAAGAAGCACTCAAGGAGATGGCGCGTAAGATGCTGCTTAATGGTCTAGATCAACAAACCATTATGGATGTCACGGGATTGAATACAGACGAACTAGCACAACTTTCTCATTAG
- a CDS encoding DUF7659 family protein — MKYLSHYIQAKQTQAFNEAGAFFAFSNKQFDEAKKEGVKYASLGMGLICPVDNAKQLMTRLDSIAQEGIAEDIEENGKKAIIRRELFNHECFYTNDICDCVEKLEGYGISYDEVYEVFNHIRKTEDVY, encoded by the coding sequence ATGAAATATCTCTCTCACTATATTCAAGCCAAACAAACGCAAGCATTTAATGAGGCTGGGGCATTTTTTGCTTTTTCTAATAAGCAGTTCGATGAAGCAAAAAAAGAGGGCGTGAAATATGCGTCGTTAGGTATGGGTTTAATTTGCCCTGTTGATAATGCGAAGCAATTAATGACCCGTTTAGATTCTATTGCTCAAGAAGGGATCGCTGAAGACATCGAAGAGAATGGTAAAAAAGCGATCATTCGCCGTGAGCTATTCAATCACGAGTGTTTCTATACCAATGACATTTGTGATTGTGTCGAAAAGCTCGAAGGGTATGGCATTTCTTACGATGAAGTGTATGAGGTGTTTAATCACATTCGTAAAACGGAAGACGTTTATTAA
- a CDS encoding JAB domain-containing protein encodes MSARVQYSNVSLFTLEEKGILDQAASILKSKLFISEQTPLTSPELVKSFCQTSLAACESEVFGIIFLDNQHRVLRTKEMFYGTVNAASVYPREVVKASLATNASAVILYHNHPSGAPRSAYVKRNVIA; translated from the coding sequence ATGTCAGCACGTGTTCAATACTCAAATGTTTCGTTATTCACATTAGAAGAAAAGGGCATCCTTGACCAGGCCGCAAGTATTCTCAAATCCAAACTGTTTATTTCAGAACAAACGCCATTAACCTCGCCTGAATTGGTGAAATCGTTCTGCCAAACGTCCTTGGCCGCTTGTGAGTCTGAAGTGTTTGGGATTATCTTCCTCGATAATCAACATCGAGTGTTGCGCACCAAAGAGATGTTCTACGGTACCGTTAATGCCGCTTCGGTCTATCCGCGTGAAGTCGTGAAAGCGTCGCTGGCCACGAACGCGAGTGCGGTTATTCTCTATCATAACCACCCAAGTGGTGCGCCAAGAAGCGCATATGTAAAACGCAATGTAATTGCTTGA
- a CDS encoding lytic transglycosylase domain-containing protein: MKKLILLLSVFPSVGYSFCFDEAGQHYNVDPDLLRSIAQVESSLDPNAYNENKNKKGQVTSRDFGLMQINSSWFPRLTEFNVNETNVYEPCFNVSLGAWVLSSNFASHGYNWNSVGAYNAGFLKRTENVRKIYIKKVQKVYYQSPLK, from the coding sequence ATGAAAAAACTAATCTTATTATTGTCGGTATTTCCAAGTGTCGGGTATTCGTTTTGTTTTGATGAAGCAGGACAACATTATAATGTTGATCCAGATTTGCTGCGATCGATAGCACAAGTTGAAAGCAGTCTTGATCCTAATGCTTATAACGAAAACAAAAATAAAAAAGGTCAAGTAACCAGTCGTGACTTTGGACTCATGCAAATTAACTCTAGTTGGTTTCCTCGACTGACTGAATTTAATGTCAATGAAACCAATGTCTACGAACCTTGTTTTAATGTTTCATTAGGTGCGTGGGTATTAAGCTCTAACTTTGCCAGCCATGGTTATAACTGGAATAGCGTAGGTGCTTATAATGCAGGATTTCTTAAACGTACCGAAAACGTCAGAAAAATATACATCAAAAAAGTTCAAAAAGTCTATTATCAGTCGCCATTAAAATAA
- a CDS encoding alpha/beta fold hydrolase: MTTEIILLRGLFRGSYHWGNFTERLSTIFPDCPISCIDIPGNGYLSSEISPNTISGMVESVRNQRNRQGKVLILAVSMGGMVGLKWAELYPQEVESVICVNTTAKDFSPFYERLLPRNYLRIVKALFSSSLSREGAIYQMVSNQPFNRKTVNEWANHGQKYPISVANFWRQLRAATGFVVSRPQCELHFVASLNDGLVNSNATQAMAKKWGARVIVNEIDGHDVALDNPEWLLKVVGSIWLKAKQIVQE, from the coding sequence ATGACTACTGAAATAATATTACTAAGAGGTTTATTTCGAGGAAGTTATCATTGGGGTAATTTCACGGAGCGTTTATCCACTATTTTTCCTGATTGCCCAATTAGTTGTATTGATATTCCCGGCAATGGCTATTTGTCTTCGGAAATATCTCCAAATACCATTTCAGGAATGGTAGAAAGTGTTAGAAATCAACGCAATCGTCAAGGGAAAGTTCTTATCTTAGCTGTTTCAATGGGAGGGATGGTAGGTCTTAAATGGGCAGAATTATACCCACAGGAGGTCGAGTCAGTCATTTGCGTTAATACAACGGCAAAGGACTTTAGCCCTTTTTACGAAAGACTATTGCCACGAAACTATTTAAGAATTGTGAAAGCTTTGTTTTCGTCGTCGTTGAGTCGAGAAGGTGCGATTTATCAGATGGTTTCGAACCAACCATTTAATCGAAAGACAGTCAACGAGTGGGCGAACCACGGTCAAAAATATCCGATAAGTGTTGCAAATTTTTGGCGACAATTGAGAGCTGCTACTGGGTTCGTAGTCTCGAGGCCACAATGTGAACTACATTTTGTTGCTTCGTTAAATGATGGGCTTGTGAATTCTAATGCCACTCAAGCGATGGCTAAGAAGTGGGGTGCTCGGGTAATAGTTAATGAAATAGATGGGCATGATGTAGCGTTAGACAACCCTGAGTGGTTGCTGAAAGTTGTAGGGTCCATTTGGCTCAAAGCCAAACAAATTGTTCAAGAGTGA
- the ltrA gene encoding group II intron reverse transcriptase/maturase — protein MLLSTIAQKQQTLAKKATENPEYKFNRLYDLLHWETWIHQAAINVLSRPGSRTDGVDGKTRDYFKQTYERQLSLIIEQLKSGNYRPLPVKRVYIPKPNGTKRPLGIPALRDRIVQEGIRMALDPIYETDFHPYSFGFRKSRCTMDAIAVLMPLANSISKHFYVIEGDLKSYFDTVNHRILLKLLKKRIADRKLISLLHRFLRAGVMEKQLFAQTREGVPQGGIISPLLANLYLNEFDQWAAKKWQLSQSERQNTRKAGRGNYTMVRYADDFVVVSNDGIAGVRQAKAEIKEFLEEELKLTLSEEKTLITHVNKGYDFLGFYIKRNYSEGRWVVHLRPSMKSVKRVKAKLKSLTTRNQTLYDEVTKMKQINQVVRGWCEYYKHTSLLSDLEAISRYAWHRYHKWLLAKYKGSRKVQLIKDKTCTIMKRQRWVANTFGIQVHQWLPSAKELNRSRYWNRGRNGFEHPYLVASSNEIQPPLGLKGPEPSIYLTARMSREDNREYPKDWHYRRLKVLKRDSFACVICKEQNDIQVHHRRGVKSWAVKDLVTLCRKHHMMEHKKLRVDDCQMESRMRGNSHVRFGERSE, from the coding sequence ATGTTGCTTTCAACGATCGCCCAAAAACAACAAACACTTGCAAAGAAAGCAACTGAGAATCCAGAGTATAAATTTAATCGTTTATACGATCTTCTTCATTGGGAGACATGGATACATCAGGCTGCTATTAATGTGTTATCTAGGCCAGGAAGTAGGACAGATGGCGTAGATGGTAAAACTCGCGACTACTTTAAACAAACCTATGAAAGACAACTGTCTTTGATCATAGAACAGTTAAAGTCAGGGAATTACCGTCCACTACCTGTAAAGAGGGTCTATATACCAAAGCCGAATGGAACCAAACGTCCTCTCGGTATTCCGGCTTTACGAGATCGTATTGTTCAGGAAGGTATAAGAATGGCACTCGATCCTATATACGAAACGGATTTTCATCCCTATTCCTTTGGGTTTAGGAAAAGTCGATGCACTATGGATGCGATTGCAGTGTTGATGCCCTTAGCTAACTCCATATCAAAACATTTCTATGTTATTGAGGGGGACTTAAAAAGCTACTTCGACACTGTTAATCATCGAATATTACTCAAATTGTTAAAAAAGCGGATAGCAGATAGGAAACTCATCTCTCTGCTCCATCGCTTTCTTCGTGCCGGTGTCATGGAAAAGCAGCTATTTGCTCAAACTCGTGAAGGGGTACCGCAAGGGGGGATCATTTCCCCACTGCTAGCAAATCTATACTTGAACGAATTTGATCAATGGGCAGCGAAGAAATGGCAGCTATCTCAATCAGAAAGACAAAATACGAGGAAAGCGGGTCGCGGTAATTATACCATGGTTCGCTATGCCGATGATTTTGTTGTCGTATCAAATGATGGGATAGCTGGAGTAAGGCAAGCTAAAGCTGAAATTAAGGAATTTCTGGAGGAAGAGCTAAAACTTACTCTTTCTGAGGAGAAAACTTTAATTACACACGTTAACAAAGGATACGACTTTTTGGGGTTCTATATTAAACGGAACTACTCGGAAGGACGATGGGTGGTACACTTGCGCCCCTCAATGAAAAGTGTGAAGCGTGTGAAAGCTAAGCTTAAAAGTCTTACTACACGAAACCAAACTTTATATGATGAAGTTACGAAGATGAAACAAATAAATCAAGTAGTTAGAGGGTGGTGTGAATATTATAAACATACATCTTTACTCAGTGATTTAGAAGCGATCAGTCGCTATGCGTGGCACAGATACCACAAGTGGTTACTGGCAAAATACAAAGGAAGTAGAAAGGTGCAACTCATCAAGGACAAAACATGCACAATCATGAAACGTCAACGATGGGTAGCGAATACATTCGGTATTCAAGTACATCAATGGCTGCCATCAGCAAAAGAGCTCAATCGTTCTCGTTATTGGAATCGTGGCAGAAATGGATTTGAACATCCCTATCTAGTCGCGTCCAGTAACGAAATCCAACCACCACTAGGACTTAAAGGTCCAGAGCCTTCGATATATCTAACAGCACGGATGAGCCGTGAAGATAATAGAGAGTATCCAAAGGACTGGCACTATAGACGACTAAAGGTACTAAAGCGAGATAGCTTTGCATGTGTGATATGCAAAGAACAAAATGACATCCAAGTTCATCACCGTAGAGGCGTTAAATCGTGGGCGGTAAAAGACTTGGTAACATTATGTCGAAAGCATCACATGATGGAACACAAGAAACTGCGAGTTGATGATTGTCAAATGGAGAGCCGGATGCGGGGAAACTCGCACGTCCGGTTCGGAGAGAGGAGTGAGTAA